DNA sequence from the Prochlorothrix hollandica PCC 9006 = CALU 1027 genome:
GTGCGATCGACTACCACGAGCAATCTTTAGCCATTAAGAGGGAGATCGGCGATCGCCAGGGGGAAGCCAACTCCCTCGGTAATTTGGGCATTGCCTACTTTAGTTTGGGCCAGTACCAGCGTGCGATCGACTACCACGAGCAATCTTTAGCCATTAAGAGGGAGATCGGCGATCGCCAGGGGGAAGCCAACTCCCTCGGTAACTTGGGCAATGCCTACGATAGTTTGGGCCAGTACCAGCGGGCGATCGACTACCACGAGCAACAGTTAGCCATCGCGAGAGAGATCGGCGATCGCCAGGGTGAGGCCAACTCCCTCAATAACTTGGCTGCGGTCTCCGAACAGTTGGGGGACTATGACCAAGCCCTGGCCTTTTATCAGCAGGGCTTGACCCTGTTTCGGGAGATCCAAGCACGGGACGGTGAAGGAAAAGCCCTGGGCAATATTGGGGGAGTCTTGGGCCAGCAAAATCAGCCGGAACTGGCTATTATTTTCTATAAACAATCCGTCAACCTGCGGGAAGCGATCCGCAGCGACCTGCGGGGGTTGAGCCTAGAGCTTCAGCAGTCCTACACCGACACCGTAGCCAGTGACTACCGCAGCCTCGCCGACCTCCTGCTCCAGCAGGGGCGCATCCCCGAAGCCCTCCGCGTTTTGGACCTTTTGAAAGTGCAAGAACTCGACAACTTCCTCAGCGGCATGCGGGGCAGCAACAACAGCCGCCAGGGAGTGCCCAGCCTCCCCCCCGAAACCGCCATCGCCGTCAACTACAACGACCTAGTGGATCGCGCCATCCGCAACAGCCAAGACCTGCGGCAACTGGAACAACCGGGCATCCCCCTCACCCCCGCCGAACTAGAGCGCCTCGCCAGCCTCCAAACCGATCAGGATCAACTGCTCCAGGCGTTCAATGCCTTTGTGGATAGCCCCGCCATCCAAAGCCACCTGGACGAACTGAAAGTTAAAGACCCCGACGAAACCGATCGTAACCTCGCCCTCACCAACCTCAGCGACCTCCAGAACAACCTCGCCGACCTCAACCAAAACGCCGTCCTGCTCTATCCCCTGATCCTGGGCGATCGCCTAGAACTGATCCTCGTTACCCCCAACACCCCCCCCATCCGCCGCACCAGCCCGATCGCCGCCGCCGACCTCAACCGCCTCGTGGGGGAACTGCGCTACACCCTCAGCGACCCCAACCGCGATGCCCAAGCCCCCGCCCAAAAACTCTATGACGTGCTGATCCGTCCCCTGGCAGAGGACTTGGTGGCTGTGGGTGCAAAAACCTTGATTTATGCCCCCGATCGGGCCTTGCGGTATGTGCCGATCGCCGCCCTCCACGATGGCCAACACTGGCTAGCGGAAACCTACCGCACCTACAACATCACCGCCGCCAGCATTGATGACCTCAACGCCACCCCCACCCCCGAACCCCATATCCTTGCCGCCGCCTTCACCACCGGGGAATACACCATCACCGTCGGCAGCAACACCTACCCCTACTCCGGCCTGCCCAACACCGCCAAGGAACTGGCCCAACTCCAGACCCTCACCCCCCAAAACCGCCTCACTACCTACCAGGACACCGCCTTTACGCCCGCCATCATTCGCCTCCGCGCCAACAGCCACCACATTGTCCACCTGGCTACCCATGCCCAGTTTGAACCCGGCCCCCCAGAACAGTCCTTTATCCTTTTTGGAGATGGAAGCATTAAAACCCTGGCGGATCTCAAGGCGGGCTGGCTCAATCTCACCAATGTGGATTTGGTGGTGCTGAGTGCCTGCGAAACCGCCTTGGATGGCACCCTCAAGGACGGGGCGGAAATTCTCGCCCTGGGCTACCTGATGCAGCAGGCAGGGTCCAAGAGTACCCTAGCTTCCCTGTGGAAGGTGGATGACGGGGGCACTCAGGCTCTCATGGGCTACTTCTATGAAGCCCTGCTTGATGGGCACCAGTCCAAGGCCGAAGCCCTGCACCAAGCCCAACTAGCCCTGATCCAAGCCCCAGAACGCACGGAACGGGGTAGCTTTGTGGTGGTGACCGATGCCCAGGGCAAGGCGATCGATCCCACCCAACTCAGCCACCCCTACTACTGGGCACCGTTTATTCTGATCGGCAATGGCCGCTAGTCCACCGCAAAATCCGTATAGAGCCGCAGATGGGGCGGCTGGTGCGCCAGCACAATTTCCTGCTTCGGCACCCCATCAACTCACCCAGCTATGAATAACGGGAGAAAACGTGTCGTCCTATGCCACCAGAGGAACCCGGTTCACAGAAATAAGTGTAGAAGCACCTCTTGCGCCCCCCTGGCTTCCAATCGTCTGAAATAGTACCTCCCCCATGGCTCACCTCAAACGCCGCCACTTCATCCAAGGGGCTAGTGCCGCCCTCGCCACCCTGGGCCTCAGCCAACTGCAACTGACCCGCCAAGCCGATCGCTATGGCCAAGTCCTCGCCCAACCCACCCGCCGCAAACTAGCCCTCTTGGTGGGCATCAATCAATACCAAGGGCGAGGCTTAGATCGCCTATACGGTCCAGAAAATGACCTAGACCTGCAATATCAGCTTCTGGTTCACCGCTTTGGCTTCAGTCCCGCCGATATCCGGACCCTAGAGAATGACCAAGCAACCCGCCAGGGCATCCTCCACGCCTATGAAAACCACCTGATCGCCCAAGCCCAACCGGGGGACGTGGTGGTGTTCCATTTTTCCGGCCACGGCAATCGGGTCAAAGATCTAGAATTGGGGCGGGTTTCGGGCTTTAAATGCGACTTTGAAGACTGCAACAACAGCACGATCGTCCCCTATGACTCCAGCCAAAGCAGCGACCCCGATCGTGTCAACGACATCATGGGTCACACTCGCTTTTTGCTGGATTCCCTGCTAAAAACCGAGAATCTCACGGTAATCCTAGACTCCTGCTATTCAGGTGGAGGAAAGCGGGGCAATATTATCGTGCGGTCCCGGAATTTAGGGTTAGATGCCCCCGATCTCGTCATTGCCTCAACCGAACTGGCCTATCAGAAAGACTTACTCGATCGCCTGGGTTGGACAGAAACAGACTTTATCCGCCGTCGCAAAGAAAAGGTCGCCAAAGGGGTAGTCCTCACCGCAGCGGCACGAAACCAAAAATCGGTAGATTACCCCTTTTTGAAGCAATTCTATGCGGGGGCGTTCACCTATCTGCTCACCAAGTACCTGTGGCAACAAACCGAGAGCCAGTCAGTCCAGACCGTCATTCCCCTGGTGGCCAGCAGCACAGCCCGCCTTGACAACCATAGCCAACGACCGGAGTATGAAGCCGCTTCGGAGCAGAAAGAGCAGGAAAACTTGATTGATAGCAGTCTGACCCACACTGTACCGGGTGAGGGCGTTGTGCTGGAGCTATTAGGCAGCGATCGGGTCAAACTGTGGCTAGGGGGACTAGATACCCAAAGCTTAGAGGCTTTTGATCAGGGGGCTGTTTTTGCCTTACTGGATGCCCAGACGGGGGAAGTAAAAGGCGAAGTGGCCCAAGATCAAAATCGTCAAGGCTTGGAAATCAACGGAACCGTGAGCTTAAAGCCAGGAAAAACCGTTAAGGTGGGGGATTTACTCCAAGAGCGAGTGCGGAACCTGCCCGATCGGGTGCCCCTGCGAGTGGGGTTAGATTCCTCTCTCTGGGCTGATAGTGCCCTCAAGGAGGGGGAAGTCTCCCATCAACTGCGTAATACGGCCAGTTTTATTGAGGTAGTTGCTGTACAAGCCGGGGAACCCGTGGATTGCTTACTGGGTCGTTGGCAGTCCACCGATCCCTTATATCCCACCCAGCAAGTGGAATTTCCCCAGGGAATTGCGACAGGCAGCCTGGGGCTATTTAACCCTGCCTTAGAGCCATTACCAGCTTCTTTTGGCACCGGGGGAGAATCGATCGAGGCAGCCCTCACCCGCCTTCAGCCCTGCTTCAAAAGCCTTCTGATTAGCCGCATCCTCCGCCTGGTGCTCAACGCCAGCACTGCAACCCTAAACGTGAGCTTACAAGTGGGCACCCCCCAGCGCAGTCGAGGCGTGCCGATCCGGGCAACCACGCGGGGTGCTCGCCGCAGTAATTCTTCCCCCAGCCCCACCCCTCCCAATCCCAACGGCATCCCGGACCTCAAAGACGGTGAAAGGATCACCATTCAACTCCAGAACCATGAACCCCAAGACCTGTACATGAGCCTCCTGGCCATTGATGCCCAGAGCGAGGTGAATATTCTTTTTCCCGGCAACTGGGATCGACCTGAAGCTGAAAGTCTCGTTTTGGCGGGGCAGAGCAAATCATTCCCCCAGTTACAGGCCATTCAGCCCTACGGGTTAGCAGAACTGCTGGTGATTGCCAGTACCCAGCCCTTGCGCCAAACCTTAAAAACCCTCAAGATAGAAGTCCGCAGCCGAGGCTCCACAGATCTCCAAGACCCCGACAGTTTGCTGGTGTCCCTGCAAGAGGACTTTAGCAGCCTAGGCACCTCAACCGTTTCTCGATCGCGCGGCAGCCAAAGCGGCAGTCCCGTGGATACCCAGAAGGTTGCGGTGGTATCGTTGCTGTACAGGATTCAGCCGCCGCACTCTCCCTAAAATCTAGGGATGAGATGGGCCTACCGTGGCAGATCGATCGTCCGCTATCCATGACCCATCTGCCCCAAAAACAGCAATATGAGCGATCTTTCCCCTCTCACCTACATTCCGCAGGTTGGAGTGCAGCTTTTATAATTTGTCAGTTGTGTCGGGGAGTGGAGAATGGGAGTCAAAGTAGAGAACCTGGATCACCTGGGTATCGTCGCCGGGATCATTGACGACCTGGGTATCGTGGNNNNNNNNNNNNNNNNNNNNNNNNNNNNNNNNNNNNNNNNNNNNNNNNNNNNNNNNNNNNNNNNNNNNNNNNNNNNNNNNNNNNNNNNNNNNNNNNNNNNCATCTCTAACCTCAAGTCGTTTCATCTTCAGGTGTTAGCTCTGTTGGGTCCCTCTTGCCAAAAATATTATTCCCTACCCTGAAACTGCGGAATGTGCGTTCGAGGGATGGGGTTGCCTTGGGCATCACGGGTGCGAAGAAGAGAACCATCTTTACCCAGGCGTAGTCCTTTATGAAGATTTTGGCCATCTGAACCATAGCAAGGAGCGGGAAGTCGGGAAACTCGCCCATCTCTTAGACGAATGGTGAGGGAGGATAAATCTGGAAACTTGTAGGTCAGATATTCTCCACTTTGGGATCGGAGGATTGTGGGATTGAATGATCTCAGGAACTGATCAACGGTTTCTAGGGAAAGTCCTGTGAGGTCACCAAAGTCTGAGGTGATTCCATAGCCTCCCATTCCGGGTTGGGGTTGTGTGTTCAGTGTGTAAGCTCCTTCTGATGCGGATTATACTGAAACGACTGGTGATTTTGGGGGGGGTGGGCGATGAGCCAAGCTGTATTGGACCGGTTGCGGGTTTTGCAGGAGTTTTCCCGATCGGGGGGCGGCGGTGAGTTGCTGGCCCGATCGCTGGATAAGATTATCAGCTTGGAGCGGGAGCGGCTGACGGCAAAATCGATGACATTACCTACGACAATTTCTTTAGGCGGGAGGGTATTGGGTTTCTGGTACGGTCAAACCAGACTAGTTTCTTTGTGGTCAATATAGACGAACAGGAGATCGTGCAATGGATAAGTTAGCGCAGCATCGCCAAGTTATTCAGAAGATTCTGCTGGAATATCGGGATTGGGCGGCAGGGGCCGATCGGCCTGGGGTACAGGAGTCTGTGGCGTTTGATGAGGAGCGGGACCACTATTTTTGGTTTCGGGTGGGTTGGCGCGGGAAGCAGCGGGAGTTTGAGGTTATGGTTTATCTGCGGATTGAGGGGGGAAAGATTTGGGTGGAGGAGGATTGGACGAAGCAGGGCATTGTTAATGAGTTGCTGGAGGCGGGGGTGCTGCCGGAGGAGATTGTTTTGGGGTTTCAGTACCCCACGAAACGACCTTTAACGGAGTTTGCGGCGGTTTAGGGGTGTGTTTTGGGGGATGGGGAAGGTGCCGGTTATTGGGTTTTAGGAGCAAACACACCAAAAGTAAGCATAAATTTCTGGTTTTGCTGCTAGGCCCGCTTTCACAGGGTTTTGATAAATATAATTCCAGTAAGTTTCAAATTCTTGACGATCGCGGATGATACGATCGTAGCGTTCTGGTTGCCACACTGTTCCCATGTGCTGCATTACTTTGGGGACTTGCCTGGAGGTATAGCTTTTAATGCTGTGTAGGATCTCACTGAGGGACCAAAAGGCTAATTCTGTTTTAGGCAAGGGTTGTAGCAGCAAATGGACATGATCGGGCATAACCACAAAGGTATAGAGCTTATAGCGCTGTTGATGGAAGAAGAGACAGGCATCAAAGACAATTTGCTGGGCAGGGGCATTGAGTTCTAGTTTTTCCCAGGTGTTGAAGGTGATGAAGTAAATGGAGCCATCAAGGGTCCAGTGGGGCAGAGTGCGCTGTTGGATTTTGAGGGAAGGAGAGTGGGGTTCCATGGCATTGATGCTTTTGGTGGTCTGGTTTTTCTTTTGTGGGATGGGCCTCTGGCCTGTCTTGCATCCTTTGTAGGATGGGCCTCTGGCCTGTCTTTAAGAAGGACAGCCGAGACGGCTATCCCACAAGGGAGGTGAGGGGATAAGGGGCTGTTGGGTTAATGCTTTTGGTGGTCTGGTTTTTCTTTTGTGGGATGGGCCTCTGGCCTGTCTTGCATCCTTTGTGGGATGGGCCTCTGGCCTGTCTTTAAGAAGGACAGCCCTGTCTTGCATCCTTTGTAGGATGGGCCTCTGGCCTGTCTTTAAGAAGGACAGCCGAGACGGCTATCCCACAAGGGAGGTGAGGGGATAAGGGGCTGTTGGGTTAATGCTTTTGGTGGTCTAGGTTTTCTTTTGTGGGATGGGCCTCTGGCCTGTCTTGCATCCTTTGTGGGATGGGCCTCTGGCCTGTCATTGTGGCATGTTGAATAGTCTACAAGAGGGACAGCCGAGACGGCTATCCCACAAGGGAGGGGTTATTCGGTGCGGAGGTCTTGGAGGAGTTGGGGGGTGAAGGGGTTTAGGCCAGCCTGGAGGGCGCGGATCCAGGCTTGGCGTTTGGCTTTGAGGGCGGGGGGTGCGTCGGGGCTGTCGATGTAGGCTTGGAAGTCTGCAATGGCTCCGGGGGTGTCTCCGGTGAGGGCACGGGCTAGGCCGCGACTGTCCCGAATCAGGGGGTCGCCATTGCTGAGGGTGACGGCTTTTTCGCACATGGGGAGGTATTGGGCGGCTTGACCCGCAAGGGAACCAGCCCAACAAATTTTGTTCAGAATTTCTAAGTTGTCTGGATAAAATTCTAAAACTTTTTGATAATCCCCTAAAGCTGCCTCAAGCCTATTCTGCTGGTAGTGAGCATTGCCGCGATTGTAATAGGCAAGGGCATCTTGGG
Encoded proteins:
- a CDS encoding XisI protein, whose product is MPKQEIVLAHQPPHLRLYTDFAVD
- a CDS encoding caspase family protein, yielding MAHLKRRHFIQGASAALATLGLSQLQLTRQADRYGQVLAQPTRRKLALLVGINQYQGRGLDRLYGPENDLDLQYQLLVHRFGFSPADIRTLENDQATRQGILHAYENHLIAQAQPGDVVVFHFSGHGNRVKDLELGRVSGFKCDFEDCNNSTIVPYDSSQSSDPDRVNDIMGHTRFLLDSLLKTENLTVILDSCYSGGGKRGNIIVRSRNLGLDAPDLVIASTELAYQKDLLDRLGWTETDFIRRRKEKVAKGVVLTAAARNQKSVDYPFLKQFYAGAFTYLLTKYLWQQTESQSVQTVIPLVASSTARLDNHSQRPEYEAASEQKEQENLIDSSLTHTVPGEGVVLELLGSDRVKLWLGGLDTQSLEAFDQGAVFALLDAQTGEVKGEVAQDQNRQGLEINGTVSLKPGKTVKVGDLLQERVRNLPDRVPLRVGLDSSLWADSALKEGEVSHQLRNTASFIEVVAVQAGEPVDCLLGRWQSTDPLYPTQQVEFPQGIATGSLGLFNPALEPLPASFGTGGESIEAALTRLQPCFKSLLISRILRLVLNASTATLNVSLQVGTPQRSRGVPIRATTRGARRSNSSPSPTPPNPNGIPDLKDGERITIQLQNHEPQDLYMSLLAIDAQSEVNILFPGNWDRPEAESLVLAGQSKSFPQLQAIQPYGLAELLVIASTQPLRQTLKTLKIEVRSRGSTDLQDPDSLLVSLQEDFSSLGTSTVSRSRGSQSGSPVDTQKVAVVSLLYRIQPPHSP
- a CDS encoding REP-associated tyrosine transposase, with translation MEPHSPSLKIQQRTLPHWTLDGSIYFITFNTWEKLELNAPAQQIVFDACLFFHQQRYKLYTFVVMPDHVHLLLQPLPKTELAFWSLSEILHSIKSYTSRQVPKVMQHMGTVWQPERYDRIIRDRQEFETYWNYIYQNPVKAGLAAKPEIYAYFWCVCS
- a CDS encoding tetratricopeptide repeat protein produces the protein MQRQLITSWVAGVLLGGGLVLGGGLEPGVAQVVTDPKTAADQLFQQGIQQFQVSQFREALQSWEQALAIYREIGDLQGEAASLGNLGIAYLSLGQYQRAIDYYEQYLAIAREIGDRQGEANSLGNLGIAYFSLGQYQRAIDYHEQSLAIAREIGDRQGEAASLGSLGIAYDSLGQYQRAIDYHEQSLAIKREIGDRQGEANSLGNLGIAYFSLGQYQRAIDYHEQSLAIKREIGDRQGEANSLGNLGNAYDSLGQYQRAIDYHEQQLAIAREIGDRQGEANSLNNLAAVSEQLGDYDQALAFYQQGLTLFREIQARDGEGKALGNIGGVLGQQNQPELAIIFYKQSVNLREAIRSDLRGLSLELQQSYTDTVASDYRSLADLLLQQGRIPEALRVLDLLKVQELDNFLSGMRGSNNSRQGVPSLPPETAIAVNYNDLVDRAIRNSQDLRQLEQPGIPLTPAELERLASLQTDQDQLLQAFNAFVDSPAIQSHLDELKVKDPDETDRNLALTNLSDLQNNLADLNQNAVLLYPLILGDRLELILVTPNTPPIRRTSPIAAADLNRLVGELRYTLSDPNRDAQAPAQKLYDVLIRPLAEDLVAVGAKTLIYAPDRALRYVPIAALHDGQHWLAETYRTYNITAASIDDLNATPTPEPHILAAAFTTGEYTITVGSNTYPYSGLPNTAKELAQLQTLTPQNRLTTYQDTAFTPAIIRLRANSHHIVHLATHAQFEPGPPEQSFILFGDGSIKTLADLKAGWLNLTNVDLVVLSACETALDGTLKDGAEILALGYLMQQAGSKSTLASLWKVDDGGTQALMGYFYEALLDGHQSKAEALHQAQLALIQAPERTERGSFVVVTDAQGKAIDPTQLSHPYYWAPFILIGNGR
- a CDS encoding XisI protein encodes the protein MDKLAQHRQVIQKILLEYRDWAAGADRPGVQESVAFDEERDHYFWFRVGWRGKQREFEVMVYLRIEGGKIWVEEDWTKQGIVNELLEAGVLPEEIVLGFQYPTKRPLTEFAAV